From the genome of Rhizobium binae, one region includes:
- a CDS encoding terminase: MARRADFQTAVDRFSDWRWRLNNLYWITDKAGKRVKFEMNLMQATFFEEMHYLNVLLKARQLGLTTFIQIFMLDACVFNRDIRAGTIAHTLGDVQTIFRDKIKYPYDNLPEGIRNAVPVVRTNQTELLLANNSSIRVGTSLRSGTLQYLHISEYGKLCAKYPDKAREVRTGALNTVQAGQLVFVESTAEGQEGHFYSLCEDAQVKQRQAAKLTELDFKFHFFPWWKEPHYAIAPGGVIISDAFAKYFRELAEQGIELTEGQKAWYVKKAEIQLGDMKREYPSTPAEAFEASVEGAYYADQMALADAEERIGVFPHVVGYPVHTISDIGMDDANSVWLFQVLPGRVRMIGYFEHTGTGMDGMLDELERRAGEHGYVYGVHNMPHDIKVREWTRGGMTRIEVMLREVKARGLGTVRKVERAYVHDRINGTRRILAKVEFDQAGCGEGIKCLRNYRKEWDEDLGVFRDVPLHNWASHGADAFGGLPIIFTGLAPEPLKPERKPLRTFQTMTFNEFADSTPRQSERV; the protein is encoded by the coding sequence ATGGCAAGACGCGCGGACTTCCAAACGGCGGTTGACCGGTTCTCCGACTGGCGGTGGCGGCTGAACAATCTCTACTGGATCACCGACAAGGCCGGCAAGCGCGTCAAATTCGAAATGAATCTGATGCAGGCGACCTTCTTCGAGGAGATGCATTATCTGAACGTGCTTTTGAAGGCCCGCCAGCTGGGGCTGACCACCTTCATCCAGATCTTCATGCTCGATGCCTGCGTCTTCAACCGGGATATCAGGGCCGGCACCATCGCCCATACACTCGGCGACGTGCAGACGATCTTCCGGGACAAGATCAAATATCCCTATGACAATCTGCCCGAAGGCATCCGCAATGCCGTGCCTGTTGTCAGGACCAACCAGACCGAATTGCTGCTCGCCAACAATTCGAGCATTCGCGTCGGCACCTCGCTGCGCTCGGGTACGCTGCAGTATCTGCACATTTCGGAATACGGAAAGCTCTGCGCCAAATATCCCGACAAGGCGCGGGAGGTCCGCACCGGCGCGCTGAATACGGTGCAGGCCGGCCAGCTGGTCTTCGTCGAAAGCACGGCGGAAGGCCAGGAGGGGCATTTCTATTCGCTTTGCGAGGATGCGCAGGTCAAGCAGCGCCAGGCGGCGAAGCTGACCGAGCTCGACTTCAAGTTCCATTTCTTCCCCTGGTGGAAGGAGCCGCATTATGCGATCGCGCCCGGGGGCGTCATCATCAGCGATGCCTTCGCCAAATATTTCCGCGAGCTTGCCGAACAGGGGATCGAACTGACGGAGGGCCAGAAGGCCTGGTACGTCAAGAAGGCCGAGATCCAGCTCGGCGACATGAAGCGCGAATATCCCTCGACGCCGGCCGAGGCTTTCGAGGCGAGCGTCGAGGGCGCCTATTATGCCGATCAGATGGCGCTTGCCGATGCCGAGGAGCGCATCGGCGTCTTCCCGCATGTCGTGGGTTATCCGGTTCATACCATCTCCGACATCGGCATGGACGACGCCAACAGCGTCTGGCTGTTCCAGGTGCTGCCCGGCCGCGTCAGGATGATCGGTTATTTCGAGCATACCGGCACCGGCATGGACGGCATGCTCGACGAGCTGGAGCGGCGGGCGGGCGAACATGGCTATGTCTACGGCGTCCATAACATGCCGCACGACATCAAGGTCAGGGAATGGACGCGCGGCGGCATGACGCGCATCGAAGTGATGCTGAGAGAGGTCAAGGCCCGTGGTCTCGGCACGGTGCGCAAGGTCGAGCGCGCCTATGTCCACGACCGTATCAACGGCACCCGGCGCATCCTGGCAAAGGTCGAGTTCGACCAGGCCGGCTGTGGCGAGGGCATCAAGTGCCTGCGCAACTACCGCAAGGAATGGGACGAAGACCTCGGCGTCTTCCGCGACGTGCCACTGCACAACTGGGCTTCGCACGGCGCCGACGCTTTCGGCGGCCTGCCGATCATCTTCACTGGCCTGGCGCCCGAACCGCTGAAGCCCGAGCGTAAGCCGCTGCGGACATTCCAGACCATGACATTCAACGAATTTGCCGATTCCACTCCGAGACAGAGCGAGCGTGTTTGA